The following proteins come from a genomic window of Lolium rigidum isolate FL_2022 chromosome 5, APGP_CSIRO_Lrig_0.1, whole genome shotgun sequence:
- the LOC124657509 gene encoding Fanconi anemia group J protein homolog produces MTAAADDFAPPWPASSPAPAPARGGGGVYQVGGVPVEFPYKPYGTQLAFMGRVITTLDRARRQGRSHALLESPTGTGKSLSLLCSALAWQRHYPLRAPPAAAAPDPFLHGGGFVADDTQQQQQQPTPARKKNAPTIYYATRTHSQITQVVRELRKTSYRPRMAILASRKHYCVNQNVCMSDQIDENCKKLLDDKVQGCPEFKNAQKLSRHPSLQTGGSYEVHDIEDLLRVGKQVKGCPYFAAQTLAEAAQLVFCPYNYLISPIVRRAMDIDIRGSVVILDEAHNIEDISREAGSVDVDAESLDSLDGELASLATNQAVAMIYQPLHDVIEGLRNWITDQEGNVRDNEFEHPASFWTGENALKELQRAGITPVYFPLLQDCATKAVKAASDTESDGDHLAGRHAMTLESLFSSLSHFFAGNGRHMYDYQLAFQRFVKREGISATEPRCVMSLWCLNPAVVFQDIADLTQSVILTSGTLSPMGSFASELGVQFDACMEAPHVIDADSQVFASVLSSGPTTHRLNASYKTADAYSFQDELGASIEEICRIVPGGALVFFPSYKLLDKLKGRWTQTGQWARLNAQKPVFVEPRGSTEELEPVLNGYYNAIIGKVPLKKGKGGAKQIVKNRVRKNTQQESAKGGAAFLAVCRGKVSEGIDFSDDNARVVVIVGIPFPNINDVQVKLKKRYNDSYKSSKNLLSGSEWYCHQAFRALNQAAGRCIRHKFDYGGIILIDERYQEERNLVHISKWLKNSIKLYSSFQETMVELNKFFQKAEEHIKIKHQDMFPKVKLDADILTSHGDKRKLPWPESNFLKQSVPQTNQKVKKEDINAKDSNIDAILTTHSGKRKLPLPESNFSKQSVPQTNQKVKKEHNCVEVSNIDAVAGADPKNHGMSYTSPEAWQISSKSSDLAKKKSSPIPRSQTTTCHLLPSHKVQYNSKHKANIGGDYEVDVIDLENCDSVPRYQKLTIFSPSQDRSQEPTLVEVTSEDDPVASPSNHSEVNTSAAMNDYEDQVVDVSASLSTVNRNHSCVSTSAGTPERTADRGYQLDDESSVNKSVNSHHQKRRRLNIPMSCCTVTEHSNPLNPSSTSICNTDSAVSVDFAQDLISSPPAAVNVIVCDVSSLNEEILRKFYGEGSAHHSGVWSEKDGCVYKPITCPFCPCENASAAVLGAQVLATDASNLQSLNEVLLFADRLDIKHGPLSDVKHEPLSDVKLEPVASNQRGAVKPMSPPPVIETFAYKPLKKNPVPLSTRRSKLRLPTTDKSTRPELVPKVEDP; encoded by the exons atgaccgccgccgccgacgacttcGCCCCTCCGTGGCCCGCGTCCTCGCCCGCCCCCGCACccgcgcgtggcggcggcggcgtgtacCAGGTGGGCGGCGTGCCGGTGGAGTTCCCCTACAAGCCCTACGGCACGCAGCTGGCCTTCATGGGCCGCGTCATCACCACGCTCGACCGCGCCCGCCGCCAGGGCCGCTCCCACGCGCTCCTCGAGTCGCCCACCGGCACCGGCAAGTCGCTCTCCCTCCTCTGCTCCGCGCTCGCCTGGCAGCGCCACTACCCGCTCCGcgcgccccccgccgccgccgcccccgacccCTTCCTCCATGGCGGCGGCTTCGTCGCCGACGAtacccagcagcagcagcagcagcccacTCCCG ccaggaagaagaacgcgccgaCCATCTACTACGCCAC GAGGACGCACTCGCAGATCACCCAGGTGGTCCGGGAGCTCCGCAAGACGTCGTACCGGCCACGCATGGCCATCTTG GCCTCAAGGAAGCACTACTGTGTAAACCAGAACGTGTGCATGTCTGACCAAATCGATGAGAATTG CAAGAAGCTCCTAGATGACAAAGTTCAGGGATGCCCAGAATTCAA GAATGCACAGAAACTAAGTCGTCACCCATCCCTTCAGACCGGTGGCTCCTATGAAGTTCATGATATTGAGGATCTTCTTAGAGTTGGAAAACAAGTCAAGG GATGTCCATATTTTGCTGCACAAACCCTTGCAGAAGCAGCTCAACTGGTTTTCTGCCCATACAACTACCTAATTAGTCCAATTGTCAGGAGAGCAATGGACATTGATATCCGTGGCTCAGTTGTTATTCTTGATGAAGCACA CAACATAGAAGACATATCACGTGAGGCTGGAAGTGTTGATGTTGATGCAGAATCACTTGACA GTTTGGATGGAGAACTAGCAAGCTTGGCCACTAATCAGGCTGTTGCAATGATATACCAGCCCTTGCATGATGTCATTGAG GGGCTTAGAAATTGGATTACTGACCAGGAAGGCAATGTACGCGATAACGAGTTTGAACATCCTGCTTCATT TTGGACTGGTGAAAATGCCCTGAAGGAACTACAGAGGGCCGGTATTACTCCTGTATACTTCCCACTATTGCAAGACTGTGCAACCAAG GCAGTCAAGGCTGCTTCGGATACTGAGTCAGATGGAGATCACTTAGCTGGTCGTCATGCTATGACACTTGAGA GTCTATTCTCCTCATTGAGCCACTTTTTCGCTGGGAATGGGCGCCATATGTATGATTACCAGCTTGCTTTCCAACGGTTTGTTAAGAGAGAAG GCATTTCTGCCACTGAACCAAGATGTGTGATGAGTTTGTGGTGCCTCAATCCTGCTGTTGTCTTTCAAGATATTGCAGATCTAACCCAATCAGTAATATTGACATCTGG CACACTCTCTCCAATGGGCTCCTTTGCGTCTGAACTTGGTGTACAGTTTGATGCTTGCATGGAAGCTCCTCACGTGATCGATGCTGATTCTCAG GTTTTTGCAAGTGTACTATCATCTGGCCCAACAACACATCGGTTGAATGCTAGCTATAAAACTGCAGATGCATATTCTTTCCAG GATGAACTTGGAGCTTCAATAGAAGAAATATGCAGAATAGTGCCTGGTGGTGCTCTAGTGTTCTTTCCTAGCTATAAGTTGTTGGACAAACTGAAAGGGCGTTGGACTCAGACAGGTCAGTGGGCACGATTGAATGCTCAAAAGCCAGTTTTTGTTG AGCCTAGAGGGAGCACTGAGGAACTCGAGCCTGTCCTAAATGGATACTACAACGCAATCATTGGTAaggttcctcttaagaaaggcaaAGGTGGTGCAAAACAAATCGTGAAGAATCGAGTGAGAAAGAATACCCAACAGGAATCTGCTAAAGGAGGAGCTGCTTTTCTTGCAGTTTGTCGTGGGAAG GTATCTGAAGGAATTGACTTCTCTGATGACAACGCTAGGGTTGTG GTCATTGTTGGCATTCCTTTTCCAAATAT AAATGATGTCCAAGTAAAGCTGAAAAAGAGATATAATGATTCCTACAAATCATCAAAGAATCTGTTGAGTGGGAGTGAATGGTACTGTCATCAAGCATTTCGTGCTCTGAATCAAGCTGCTG gtCGATGTATTCGGCATAAATTTGACTATGGAGGCATAATTTTGATTG ATGAACGATATCAGGAAGAGAGAAACCTTGTACACATTTCAAAGTGGCTTAAGAATTCTATTAAGCTTTATAGTAGCTTCCAGGAGACGATGGTTGAATTGAACAAGTTTTTTCAAAAGGCTGAG GAACATATAAAGATCAAACATCAAGACATGTTCCCTAAGGTTAAATTGGATGCTGATATACTTACATCGCATGGTGATAAAAGGAAGCTGCCTTGGCCAGAATCAAATTTCTTAAAGCAGTCAGTACCGCAAACTAATCAAAAGGTAAAGAAGGAAGACATTAATGCCAAGGATTCCAACATTGATGCTATACTTACAACACACAGTGGTAAAAGAAAGCTGCCATTGCCAGAATCAAATTTCTCAAAGCAGTCAGTGCCGCAAACTAATCAGAAGGTAAAGAAGGAACACAATTGTGTTGAGGTTTCAAACATTGATGCTGTGGCAGGAGCAGACCCCAAAAATCATGGTATGTCTTATACATCACCAGAAGCATGGCAGATCTCTTCAAAATCTTCTGATTTGGCAAAGAAAAAAAGCTCCCCCATACCCAGAAGTCAAACAACAACATGCCATCTCCTTCCGTCCCACAAAGTTCAGTACAATTCAAAACACAAGGCAAACATTGGGGGGGATTATGAAGTCGATGTTATTGACTTAGAGAATTGTGATTCTGTTCCTCG GTATCAAAAGTTAACTATATTTAGTCCATCACAAGACAGGTCGCAAGAGCCTACTCTTGTGGAAGTAACTTCTGAAGATGATCCAGTTGCTAGTCCCAGCAATCATTCTGAGGTAAATACCTCTGCAGCGATGAATGATTATGAAGATCAGGTCGTAGACGTGTCTGCTTCACTCTCAACAGTGAATAGAAATCATTCCTGTGTGTCCACATCAGCGGGCACTCCTGAAAGAACAGCTGATAGAGGATATCAGTTGGATGATGAATCTTCAGTGAACAAAAGCGTAAATTCTCACCATCAGAAAAGGAGAAGGCTTAATATTCCTATGAGCTGTTGCACTGTTACAGAGCATTCTAATCCTTTGAATCCTTCAAGCACATCTATTTGCAATACTGATTCTGCTGTCAG TGTTGACTTCGCACAAGATCTCATCTCATCACCACCAGCTGCTGTAAATGTTATTGTATGTGATGTTTCTTCACTCAACGAAGAGATCCTTCGAAAATTCTATGGTGAAGGTTCTGCTCACCATTCTGGTGTTTGGTCTGAGAAGGATGGATGTGTATACAAGCCAATAACATGCCCTTTCTGCCCTTGTGAAAATGCTTCTGCGGCGGTGCTCGGAGCACAAGTTCTTGCAACTGATGCTTCAAATCTACAATCATTAAACGAG GTGCTCTTGTTTGCTGATCGTTTGGATATCAAGCATGGACCCTTGAGTGATGTCAAGCATGAACCCTTGAGTGATGTCAAGCTTGAACCG GTCGCAAGTAATCAGAGAGGTGCTGTTAAGCCCATGTCACCCCCACCAGTGATCGAGACATTTGCTTATAAGCCATTGAAGAAGAATCCTGTACCACTGAGCACGAGGAGGTCCAAG CTTAGGTTACCTACCACGGACAAATCCACAAGACCAGAACTGGTGCCTAAAGTTGAGGATCCATAG